The following proteins come from a genomic window of Xiphophorus couchianus chromosome 19, X_couchianus-1.0, whole genome shotgun sequence:
- the LOC114134534 gene encoding ninein isoform X2 gives MDDGQGQDDSEERLKEVFNSFDSSGCGSLSPEELSDLCQSLHLDDAAPALIHSLLQNQDLFTARVDFDQFKHALILVLSSTIEPPQAEQEPLPKPESPEIQPKFVKRSKRYGRRSTPEFQEPVSDFSEVTNINPANEDDLEDNYDSAVPRKRERWNAHESSTEEYEAEGQMHLWNPDEPSTPRGSVVPLSARLEERLREACEELAMAWDGSAAHSELLALCEHLGLEANSDALLSVTDDGVMNVREFVSRVVNNNKPLSPSASTPYRQLKRHHSTQPFDEGGRRISALTSTIGMRLFSTLDDGSGFTPAEYVLDAWIEEGIENSAEILQALNFNLEGKLSLGELTVALENELLSTKNHVHQAALASFKAEIRYLLEQVDREIGEKKKIQSDLEKTEKQKTQLATEVDEHHSAIEHMNNLNLRKLEQDYKEKLTAIRSELTKEMDQMQQQAGLQREELEAEIQKIREEESLLRDHLSISVKENRRLETELLDSTEKLTEAQSQITKLQANLENIMKDKFGDLDPGSADFFLQEERIKQLRCGYEAQCRELQDRIDELQSELQGFHSLGRAHESGGKPLSEELDSKSPGTESDPGIGPDEVQPFSMSLEAEMMLEQLKEQHLQETEHLQNQLQSKITEFERTVEEQKATHKDQKAALILQHQEEARGLREQLAGAQSHAERLQNQLQQAEQDRTRLEQELAAETEELQNQQEDEATNLRQQLLEAHAQIADLEDQLNSLESQQAEMDENLLAKMEELKNQHTAEVSKLTEEQTQLQRQKDESERRLLDDWEREKRVLEESHQNKLQVQLEEAKLLFEKEQSEMVKTLMEQWQEERAQQDEQNSKTLQLLLEEEMLRLVREQEEKENQLRESWASERALLEKERLQLQEQLQQREKRLKEDWERERLQLEEDYEGMIQERLKEEREKLEAEREVEKLMAEERERLEERHGEALRELSNKHAEERVALSAALDRLREDIAKERYKATRLAEENVCLQKNIAALKEEDLKEAKDELIQTLDHLEKEKLAAQQAADSFNKQISDLHSQSQQLEDDNGFLVEKNAQSVADIESLREQLAEQMKENKMREALHSEEKTKAFHVESMESQLSSLVEECRTVDKESAGLRSQLAKAQDQLISADESFKVVNRQSARLKSDLRVLQQERDSLKHEVAVLHKQLQNANEKNQILEMALHSSGLQSQSRKLNREDISWVMEKEQQLLRQENEKLKAEVHNIGSDLLQSREKIRQLDATILSLSKQKQQSHSSFLKALEQENFFLKQQLEAKAELPRGCDAEQSHADLDSLLQENESLKTQMARMSTHMMESFHAQYGGHLPPSPQRGPRGQQRGDDPDNMQDERERKMKKMEERMREIELSLHNVKLLLKEKVTQLKDQLHRNGKADVLIKDMYVENSQLIEALEITQQRQKIAEKKNYLLEEKISSLNKIVRDLNPSPLPYNYKCP, from the exons ATGGACGACGGCCAAGGGCAGGACGACTCCGAGGAGCGCCTGAAGGAAGTTTTTAACAGTTTCGACAGCAGCGGCTGTGGCTCCCTGAGTCCGGAGGAGCTCTCCGACCTCTGTCAGTCTCTGCACCTGGACGATGCCGCGCCAGCTCTCATCCACTCTCTGCTCCAAAACCAAGACCTCTTCACTGCCAGG GTCGACTTTGACCAGTTCAAGCACGCTCTTATCCTGGTTTTGTCTTCGACCATTGAGCCTCCTCAAGCCGAACAGGAACCCTTGCCAAAGCCAG AGTCTCCTGAAATCCAACCAAAGTTTGTGAAGCGCAGCAAACGTTACGGCCGCCGCTCCACTCCAGAGTTCCAGGAGCCCGTTTCAGACTTTTCTGAGGTTACTAACATTAACCCAGCCAACGAGGACGATTTGGAGGACAACTATGACTCGGCTGTTCCCAGGAAGCGTGAG CGCTGGAATGCCCATGAAAGCAGCACAGAGGAGTACGAGGCGGAAG GTCAAATGCATCTGTGGAACCCCGACGAGCCGAGCACGCCCCGGGGGTCCGTCGTCCCCCTGTCGGCCCGCTTGGAAGAGCGACTGCGTGAAGCTTGCGAGGAGCTGGCGATGGCGTGGGACGGAAGTGCCGCTCACTCTGAACTCCTGGCCTTGTGTGAACATTTGGGTCTAGAG gccaaCAGTGACGCTCTGCTCAGTGTCACTGACGACGGAGTGATGAATGTCCGAGAGTTCGTCTCCAGGGTCGTGAACAACAACAAACCGCTCTCACCCTCCGCCTCCACTCCCTATAGGCAACTTAAACGACATCATTCTACTCAG CCGTTCGACGAGGGCGGCCGAAGGATCTCGGCTCTGACCAGCACCATCGGCATGCGTCTGTTCTCGACACTCGACGACGGGAGCGGTTTCACCCCGGCCGAATACGTTCTGGACGCCTGGATAGAGGAGGGGATAGAAAACAGCGCCGAGATTCTGCAG GCTTTGAATTTCAATCTAGAAGGAAAACTGAGTCTCGGCGAACTCACCGTGGCCCTCGAAAACGAGCTGCTCAGCACCAAGAATCATGTTCACCAAGCAGCGCTAGCGAGCTTCAAAGCTGAGATCAGATACCTCCT AGAGCAAGTCGACAGAGAAAtcggagagaagaaaaaaatccagtctGATCTGGAAAAAACGGAGAAGCAGAAGACTCAGCTTGCCACAGAAGTGGACGAGCATCACTCTGCAATAGAGCACATGAACAACCTCAACCTCAG GAAGCTTGAGCAGGACTACAAGGAGAAGCTGACGGCCATCCGGTCGGAGCTGACGAAGGAGATGGACCAGATGCAGCAGCAGGCGGGCCTGCAGCGCGAAGAACTGGAGGCGGAGATCCAGAAGATCCGGGAGGAGGAATCGTTACTCAGAGATCACCTCTCCATCTCAGTCAAG gaGAACAGGCGACTTGAGACGGAATTGCTCGACAGCACCGAAAAGCTAACAGAAGCACAAAGCCAAATAACCAAACTGCAGGCAAATTTGGAGAACATCATGAAAGACAAG TTTGGAGACCTGGACCCTGGCAGCGCTGACTTCTTTCTTCAGGAGGAGCGAATCAAACAGCTGCGCTGCGGTTACGAAGCACAGTGCAGG GAGCTGCAGGACCGTATCGACGAGCTGCAGTCGGAGCTGCAGGGGTTTCACAGTCTAGGCCGAGCTCACGAGTCTGGCGGTAAACCTCTGTCCGAGGAGCTGGACAGCAAAAGCCCCGGCACCGAGTCCGACCCAG GTATTGGTCCAGATGAGGTCCAGCCTTTCAGCATGAGCCTGGAAGCTGAGATGATGCTGGAGCAGCTGAAGGAGCAGCACCTCCAGGAAACGGAGCACTTACAAAACCAACTTCAAAGCAAG atCACTGAATTTGAAAGGACTGTGGAAGAGCAGAAGGCGACCCACAAGGACCAGAAAGCTGCCCTGATCCTCCAGCACCAGGAGGAGGCCCGGGGTCTGAGGGAGCAGCTGGCCGGAGCTCAGAGCCACGCAGAGCGGCTTCAGAACCAGCTCCAGCAGGCGGAGCAGGACCGGACCCGTCTGGAGCAGGAGCTGGCCGCTGAGACAGAGGagctccagaaccagcaggaagaCGAAGCCACAAACCTCAGACAGCAGCTCCTGGAAGCTCACGCTCAGATCGCTGACCTGGAGGACCAGCTGAACTCACTGGAGAGCCAGCAGGCGGAGATGGACGAAAACCTCCTGGCCAagatggaggagctgaagaacCAACACACCGCGGAGGTTAGCAAGTTAACGGAGGAGCAAACACAACTGCAGCGGCAAAAGGACGAGTCGGAGCGGAGGTTGCTGGACGACTGGGAAAGGGAAAAGAGAGTCCTGGAGGAAAGCCACCAGAACAAACTTCAAGTCCAGCTAGAGGAGGCGAAGCTGCTGTTTGAGAAGGAGCAAAGTGAAATGGTGAAGACGTTAATGGAGCAGTGGCAGGAGGAGAGAGCGCAGCAGGACGAGCAGAACAGCAAgactctgcagctgctgctggaggaagaGATGCTGCGACTGGTCAGGGAGCAAGAAGAGAAGGAGAACCAGCTGAGGGAGAGCTGGGCGAGCGAACGGGCGCTGCTCGAAAAGgagaggctgcagctgcaggagcaGCTCCAGCAAAGGGAGAAACGGCTAAAGGAAGACTGGGAGAGGGAGAGGCTGCAGCTGGAAGAGGACTACGAAGGGATGATCCAGGAGAGGCtgaaggaggagagagagaagctcGAGGCTGAGAGAGAGGTGGAGAAGCTGATGGCGGAGGAGAGGGAGCGGCTGGAGGAGAGACACGGAGAGGCCCTGAGGGAGCTGAGCAACAAGCATGCCGAGGAGAGGGTCGCACTCAGCGCAGCGCTGGACCGACTGAGAGAGGACATCGCCAAAGAAAG ATACAAAGCTACTCGTCTTGCAGAGGAAAACGTCTGTCTACAAAAAAACATCGCCGCTCTGAAGGAAGAAGACTTAAAGGAGGCCAAGGATGAGTTGAT ACAAACCTTGGACCATTTGGAAAAAGAGAAGCTCGCAGCTCAACAAGCAGCTGACAGTTTCAATAAACAG ATTTCAGATTTGCATTCGCAGAGCCAGCAGCTGGAGGACGACAACGGCTTCCTGGTGGAGAAAAACGCCCAAAGCGTCGCCGACATCGAGAGCCTGCGAGAGCAGCTGGCGGAGcagatgaaggaaaacaagatGAGGGAGGCCCTCCACTCCGAGGAGAAAACCAAG gCCTTCCACGTGGAATCGATGGAGAGTCAGCTCAGCAGTCTGGTAGAGGAGTGCAGGACGGTGGATAAGGAGAGTGCCGGTCTGCGCAGCCAGCTAGCTAAAGCTCAAGACCAG CTGATATCTGCAGATGAGAGCTTCAAGGTGGTAAACCGGCAGAGCGCCCGCCTCAAGTCAGACCTCCGCGTTCTGCAGCAGGAGAGGGATTCCCTGAAGCACGAGGTCGCAGTGCTGCACAAACAACTGCAGAATGCAAACGAGAAG AACCAAATTTTGGAGATGGCCCTGCACTCCAGTGGCCTGCAGAGTCAGAGCAGGAAGCTGAACAGAGAAGATATTTCCTGGGTGATGGAGAAGGAACAGCAGCTGCTGAGGCAAGAAAACGAGAAGCTTAAAGCTGAAGTCCACAACATCGGCAGCGACCTCCTCCAGTCCAGAGAGAAG ATCCGACAGCTTGACGCCACGATCCTCTCGctgagcaaacagaaacagcagagcCATTCCTCCTTCCTGAAGGCCTTGGAACAGGAGAACTTCTTCCTGAAACAGCAGCTGGAAGCAAAAGCCGAGCTGCCACGG GGCTGCGACGCTGAGCAAAGCCACGCAGACCTGGACAGTCTTTTGCAAGAAAACGAGTCACTCAAGACACAGATGGCTCGAATGTCAACACACATGATGGAG tCGTTTCACGCCCAGTACGGCGGACATCTTCCTCCATCGCCTCAGAGGGGGCCGAGGGGACAGCAGCGTGGTGACGACCCAGACAACATGCAG